A window from Frischella perrara encodes these proteins:
- the moaA gene encoding GTP 3',8-cyclase MoaA, with product MQNSLADSLLIDNYQRRFQYLRLSLTELCNFRCQYCLPEGYATNGHHKFLSLKEIDHLVKTFSDLGVRKIRLTGGEPTLRRDFTDILSLISQNKSIVEIALTTNGSRLLKHIPEWKKAGLTSLNVSIDSFVPHIFQMITGENKLQHIIDGIDKSLSIGMNKVKVNTVLMKGINDNLTPFLNWIKYYPIELRFIELMETGEGSEHFRKYHCSGSAMEQQLIEQGWQLLPSKPLAGPAKVYHHDDFMGKIGLIMPYSKNFCNNCNRLRVSSMGKLHYCLFGDSAVDLRDLLQHESQSNLLKQRILTTLKIKPPTHYLHQHQTGINNNLASIGG from the coding sequence ATGCAAAATTCTTTGGCTGATTCATTATTAATTGATAATTATCAGCGGCGGTTTCAATATTTACGTTTGTCGCTAACCGAATTGTGTAATTTTCGTTGTCAATATTGTTTACCTGAAGGTTATGCTACCAATGGCCATCACAAGTTCTTGTCTCTAAAAGAAATCGATCACCTAGTTAAGACATTTAGTGATTTAGGAGTGAGAAAAATACGATTAACAGGTGGTGAACCCACATTAAGGCGCGATTTTACCGATATTCTTTCATTGATATCACAAAATAAGTCAATTGTGGAAATTGCATTGACTACTAACGGTAGTCGTTTGTTAAAACACATACCAGAATGGAAAAAAGCAGGGTTAACTTCTTTAAATGTCAGCATTGATAGTTTTGTACCGCATATTTTTCAAATGATAACAGGGGAAAATAAGTTACAACATATTATTGATGGTATCGATAAATCACTCAGTATCGGTATGAATAAGGTCAAAGTTAACACGGTGTTAATGAAAGGAATTAATGATAATTTAACACCATTTCTTAATTGGATTAAATATTATCCAATTGAATTGCGATTTATTGAACTAATGGAAACAGGAGAAGGGAGTGAACATTTTCGAAAATACCATTGTTCAGGAAGCGCTATGGAACAGCAATTAATTGAACAAGGTTGGCAATTGTTACCTTCTAAGCCATTAGCTGGTCCTGCTAAAGTTTATCATCATGACGATTTTATGGGTAAAATTGGTTTGATTATGCCTTATAGCAAGAATTTTTGTAATAATTGTAATAGATTAAGAGTTTCGTCAATGGGGAAATTACATTATTGTTTATTTGGTGATAGTGCTGTTGATTTACGAGATTTACTTCAACATGAATCACAATCTAATCTATTAAAGCAACGGATTCTAACAACATTAAAAATAAAACCACCTACCCATTATCTTCATCAGCATCAAACCGGCATTAATAATAATCTTGCTAGTATAGGAGGTTAG
- the rne gene encoding ribonuclease E, with product MKRMLINATQQEELRIALVDGQRLYDLDIKSLGHEQKKANIYKGTITKINPSLEAAFVSYGGERDGFLPLKEIAKNYFPSDINERRSIKHLQEGQEVLIQIEKEIRGKKGAALTTYISLAGSYLVLMPNDSRAGGISRRIEGEERADLIRNIDALEKPEGMGIIARTAGVGKSQEELQQDLDALIAYWNAIQIEAENHPAPSLIHKESDVITRAFRDYLRDDIGEILIDNQKVLETAKKRLVDLGRVEYLDKLKLYTGEISLFSHFQIEGQIESAFQREVRLPSGGSIVIDTTEALTAIDINSAKSIKGSDIEETAFNTNLEAADEIARQLRLRDLGGLIVIDFIDMTPIRNQREVENRLKKAMKSDRARIQTIRISRFGLLEMSRQRLSPSLREATHHICPRCQGTGTIRDNNSLSLSILRLIQEEAMKENTAQIEVIVPVAIASYLLNEKRRAITNIEKNYPNIKIVIAADSEMETPLYKVIRKRNGEETDVLSYNLPKLIRELEEEEEEQIIESVPEEAILSGVKVELNPEINKTKIEMKSSEKTGIFSSLIKKIGSLFVTKSKIEIPKETPTKVEATNKGRNSKRAPNARRHNARSNTTTLETKEKEPRNSHRSRTNNKPSVPATVNPASTTMEVTQQPKAEVKLRRQQRQLTKKVRVTRDDRTELPNNTIVSESLETVPMIALILQPVLINNLPNQKNTTDEVVNQFNRRTRKTSRHLRLNGQRRKRTRNVTQTTSPMPLAMAVYSPELALSRVFIDYQQVNNKLSVKKETTKSTTEINNQKLTAIIPTLLLPIILDKTNENETPLIKETKSETVNKQPVLVTDLEDKITNYNDIAVRKIVGFSSSLTKKAPAPNANQDPLSLTIQHRDESDYQYIGKGKAGGLSAQNHAFSHATKPNH from the coding sequence ATGAAAAGAATGTTAATTAATGCAACGCAACAAGAAGAGTTGCGTATTGCTCTTGTGGATGGACAACGTCTATATGATCTTGACATAAAAAGTCTTGGTCATGAGCAAAAAAAAGCCAATATATATAAAGGCACAATTACCAAAATCAATCCTAGTCTTGAGGCTGCTTTTGTTTCTTATGGCGGTGAGCGAGATGGCTTTCTTCCATTAAAGGAGATTGCAAAGAATTACTTCCCTAGCGATATCAATGAGCGTCGGAGTATCAAACATCTTCAAGAGGGTCAAGAAGTTCTGATCCAGATTGAAAAAGAGATTAGAGGGAAAAAAGGTGCTGCACTTACAACTTATATAAGCCTTGCTGGTAGTTATTTAGTATTAATGCCAAATGACTCTCGAGCTGGTGGCATTTCAAGACGTATAGAAGGTGAAGAGCGTGCAGATTTAATCCGAAATATTGATGCTCTTGAAAAACCAGAAGGTATGGGAATCATTGCGCGTACAGCTGGGGTTGGCAAATCACAAGAAGAACTTCAACAAGATCTTGATGCCCTTATCGCTTACTGGAATGCGATCCAAATTGAAGCTGAAAATCATCCTGCTCCAAGCCTAATCCACAAAGAAAGTGATGTCATAACGCGTGCTTTCAGGGATTATTTGCGTGATGATATCGGCGAAATTCTAATTGATAACCAAAAAGTACTAGAAACCGCTAAAAAACGTTTAGTCGATTTAGGTCGTGTAGAATATTTAGATAAATTAAAACTTTATACTGGCGAAATTTCACTATTTAGTCATTTCCAAATTGAAGGACAAATTGAATCGGCTTTCCAACGTGAAGTACGATTACCATCTGGTGGGTCAATTGTTATTGATACCACTGAAGCCCTAACTGCGATTGATATTAACTCGGCAAAGTCAATCAAAGGCAGCGATATAGAAGAAACTGCATTCAATACTAATTTAGAAGCAGCTGATGAAATAGCACGCCAATTACGCCTTCGTGATCTCGGTGGTTTAATTGTTATTGATTTTATTGACATGACACCTATCCGTAATCAACGTGAAGTAGAAAATCGTTTGAAAAAAGCCATGAAGTCAGATCGAGCTAGAATTCAAACCATCAGAATTTCCCGTTTTGGATTACTTGAGATGTCACGACAACGACTAAGCCCATCTTTACGTGAGGCAACACATCATATTTGTCCACGTTGTCAGGGTACAGGAACCATTCGTGATAATAATTCTCTCTCTCTATCAATTCTTCGCCTGATTCAAGAAGAAGCAATGAAAGAAAACACGGCGCAAATTGAAGTAATTGTTCCTGTTGCTATTGCAAGTTATTTACTCAATGAAAAACGTCGAGCTATTACAAACATTGAAAAAAATTATCCAAATATAAAAATTGTTATCGCGGCAGATAGTGAAATGGAAACGCCGCTTTACAAAGTTATTCGTAAACGTAATGGTGAAGAAACTGACGTATTGAGTTATAACCTTCCGAAACTAATTCGAGAATTAGAGGAAGAAGAAGAAGAGCAAATTATTGAGTCTGTTCCTGAAGAAGCGATTTTGTCAGGTGTAAAAGTTGAATTAAATCCTGAGATTAATAAGACTAAAATTGAAATGAAATCATCTGAAAAGACAGGAATTTTCAGTTCATTAATTAAAAAAATTGGTTCTTTATTTGTTACAAAATCAAAAATTGAAATACCTAAAGAAACACCAACTAAAGTTGAAGCAACAAATAAGGGACGAAATTCTAAACGTGCACCTAATGCTCGACGTCATAACGCTCGAAGTAACACTACTACGTTAGAGACTAAAGAGAAAGAGCCTAGAAATAGTCATCGTTCACGTACAAATAATAAACCTTCCGTACCAGCAACGGTAAATCCTGCTAGTACAACTATGGAAGTTACACAACAACCTAAAGCTGAAGTAAAATTAAGACGTCAACAACGGCAATTAACAAAAAAAGTAAGGGTTACCCGCGACGATCGAACTGAATTACCTAACAATACTATAGTGTCTGAATCCCTCGAAACAGTTCCTATGATTGCGTTGATTTTGCAACCGGTATTAATAAATAATTTACCAAATCAGAAAAATACTACTGATGAAGTCGTCAATCAATTTAACCGACGAACTCGTAAGACATCTCGTCATTTAAGATTGAATGGTCAACGTCGCAAACGTACCAGAAATGTCACACAAACAACATCTCCTATGCCGTTAGCTATGGCAGTCTATTCACCTGAATTGGCATTAAGTAGGGTTTTCATTGATTATCAACAGGTCAATAATAAATTAAGTGTTAAAAAAGAAACAACGAAATCAACAACGGAAATTAATAATCAGAAATTAACTGCAATTATTCCGACGTTATTACTTCCAATAATATTGGACAAAACAAATGAAAATGAGACACCTTTAATTAAAGAAACTAAGAGCGAAACAGTAAATAAACAACCCGTTCTAGTGACTGACCTTGAGGATAAAATAACTAATTATAATGACATTGCAGTACGCAAAATTGTAGGTTTCTCTTCGTCATTAACGAAAAAAGCACCAGCGCCAAATGCAAATCAGGATCCTTTATCATTGACAATTCAACATCGTGATGAGTCTGATTATCAATATATTGGTAAAGGTAAAGCGGGTGGATTAAGTGCTCAAAATCATGCTTTTTCACACGCGACTAAACCTAACCATTAA
- a CDS encoding ABC transporter permease subunit, which produces MLIYIIKKLFSFLILLFILTLISVSIVYFSPNSPISHLSFYQSYYDFYYQLFSYQSFALPLFQKNVYEILHQILLPSFELGLLAIICATLIGFPIGIISGLSDNSKFSHFLRLISWILYASPLIWIAILIIWVASIDWHFVQHTDYTKTISNSSLLDIFSATNSNKLAMLVDHFKPLFLPALILTIQPCIITIQIVSERVNLIANKNYIKVANIRENSSLKVLFRHLLPNAIPEIIPQLTYNITTLLFSIMVIEILLNRAGVGTWLLSGFYKQDYSIIALTLLCCGIIISLLTLLSEILVVLIYSPQSRTIYE; this is translated from the coding sequence ATGCTAATTTATATCATAAAAAAATTGTTTTCATTTTTAATCTTGTTATTCATATTAACATTGATAAGTGTAAGTATTGTTTATTTTTCACCAAATAGCCCCATTAGCCATCTTAGCTTTTATCAATCATATTACGATTTTTATTACCAATTATTCAGTTATCAATCGTTTGCTTTACCATTATTTCAAAAAAATGTATACGAAATCTTACATCAGATTTTATTACCTAGCTTTGAACTTGGATTATTAGCCATTATTTGTGCTACTCTGATCGGTTTTCCAATTGGAATTATTTCTGGTCTATCAGATAACAGCAAATTCTCTCATTTTTTACGTTTAATTTCCTGGATACTTTATGCTAGTCCTTTGATTTGGATTGCTATTTTAATCATTTGGGTAGCATCTATTGATTGGCATTTTGTACAACATACAGATTATACAAAAACTATTAGCAATTCTTCGTTATTAGATATATTCTCAGCAACTAATAGTAATAAATTAGCAATGCTAGTCGATCATTTTAAACCTCTATTTCTTCCAGCATTAATTTTAACTATACAGCCTTGTATTATTACGATTCAAATAGTAAGTGAGCGAGTAAATCTAATCGCAAATAAAAATTATATTAAGGTTGCTAATATTAGAGAAAATTCTTCACTAAAGGTATTATTTAGGCATTTACTTCCTAATGCGATACCTGAAATTATCCCACAATTAACTTACAACATCACAACCTTATTATTTTCCATAATGGTAATAGAAATTCTATTGAATCGTGCTGGTGTAGGGACTTGGTTATTATCTGGTTTTTATAAACAAGATTATAGCATTATTGCTTTAACATTATTATGTTGTGGTATTATTATCAGCTTATTAACGTTATTAAGTGAAATCTTGGTTGTTTTAATCTACTCACCACAATCAAGGACAATATATGAATAA
- a CDS encoding ABC transporter permease subunit: MNNFKYRLNGIAEGIFGIKNAIHSNIYMIIGSYGIFAIVFICYSIHWLFHADMAPIYEHHLLPAWENNSDINHILGTDDQGRDIFNFLLLAFKSSIILTLATTTFVVILGAIVNYILFFISPLRSLISMLFRVMISFPPMLSAIIVASLWDNDIWATLMIIGLAYLPRFVHNVDQQIMQEWQKTYISAHRLDGIPTVKIVNIYIFPNILPAYLTEIANLFSHIILALTVLTFLGFGCNGLSTPDLGIMMNNMLPIIDYNFWGFFATGMVIVFTILMIQFFNLGITLILTKKTEN; this comes from the coding sequence ATGAATAATTTCAAATATAGACTTAATGGAATTGCCGAAGGAATCTTTGGCATTAAAAATGCTATCCATAGTAATATCTATATGATAATAGGTAGTTATGGTATTTTTGCCATAGTGTTTATTTGTTACTCAATTCATTGGTTATTTCATGCCGATATGGCACCTATTTATGAGCATCACTTATTACCGGCTTGGGAAAATAACAGCGATATTAACCATATTCTTGGTACCGATGATCAAGGTCGAGATATTTTTAATTTTTTACTGTTAGCATTCAAATCTTCGATAATTTTAACGTTAGCTACCACTACATTTGTAGTCATACTCGGTGCTATTGTTAATTATATTCTCTTTTTTATTTCTCCTTTACGATCATTAATATCTATGCTATTTAGAGTTATGATTTCGTTTCCTCCTATGTTAAGTGCTATTATTGTTGCCTCCCTTTGGGACAATGATATCTGGGCAACGCTAATGATTATTGGGCTAGCTTATTTGCCTCGTTTTGTCCATAATGTTGATCAGCAAATTATGCAAGAGTGGCAAAAAACCTATATTTCGGCCCATCGCCTAGATGGAATACCCACCGTTAAAATCGTCAATATCTATATTTTCCCGAATATTTTACCTGCTTATTTGACAGAAATTGCTAATTTATTTAGCCATATTATTTTAGCTTTAACTGTATTAACCTTTCTCGGCTTTGGGTGTAATGGTCTTAGTACCCCTGATTTGGGGATTATGATGAATAATATGTTACCGATCATTGATTATAACTTTTGGGGATTTTTTGCAACAGGTATGGTCATTGTTTTTACTATTTTAATGATTCAATTCTTTAATTTAGGTATTACGTTAATATTAACTAAAAAAACTGAGAATTAG
- a CDS encoding oligopeptide/dipeptide ABC transporter ATP-binding protein, which yields MALLDIRNLTIEFITPKGLLRAVDRVNLKLNEGEIRGLVGESGSGKSLIAKAILGVTNKNWLITADRFHFNGIDLLKLSEKQRRKVISANISMIFQEPQSCLDPNMKIGRLLVQSIPSWTFKGHFWQRLFWRKNRAIELLHRVGIKEHKDIMNSYPYELTEGECQKVMIATALANQPKLLIADEPTNAMESTTEAQIFRLLASLNQNSGTTILLISHDLQMVTRWTDRINVLYCGQTVEVANSEELIKKPYHPYTQALIFAIPDFGKAIAHKSPLNTLAGVIPPLEHLPIGCRLGPRCPYAQKKCIETPALIALKDHAVACHYPLNIELQDNKP from the coding sequence ATGGCATTATTAGATATTCGTAATCTGACTATCGAATTTATCACGCCAAAAGGGTTATTGCGTGCAGTCGACCGTGTCAATCTCAAATTGAATGAAGGCGAAATCAGAGGTTTGGTTGGAGAATCAGGTTCTGGAAAAAGTTTGATTGCTAAAGCCATATTGGGCGTAACTAATAAGAACTGGTTGATCACAGCAGATCGCTTTCATTTTAATGGTATAGATTTGCTTAAACTAAGCGAAAAACAACGACGAAAAGTAATCAGTGCTAATATATCTATGATTTTCCAAGAGCCCCAATCGTGCCTTGACCCTAATATGAAAATTGGTCGGTTACTTGTTCAATCCATTCCTTCATGGACTTTTAAAGGTCATTTTTGGCAAAGACTCTTTTGGCGTAAAAATCGCGCGATTGAGTTATTACATCGTGTTGGGATCAAAGAACATAAAGACATTATGAATTCTTATCCTTATGAGCTAACTGAGGGTGAGTGTCAAAAAGTGATGATTGCAACTGCGCTAGCTAATCAACCTAAGTTACTCATCGCTGATGAACCTACTAATGCGATGGAATCAACAACCGAAGCCCAGATTTTCCGCTTATTGGCGAGTTTAAATCAAAATTCAGGCACAACAATTTTGTTAATTAGTCATGATCTACAAATGGTGACTCGATGGACTGATCGTATTAATGTATTATACTGTGGGCAAACAGTTGAAGTAGCAAACAGCGAAGAACTGATTAAAAAGCCCTATCACCCTTACACCCAAGCTCTAATTTTTGCAATTCCTGATTTCGGTAAAGCAATTGCACATAAAAGTCCATTAAATACCTTAGCCGGAGTCATCCCTCCCCTAGAACATCTACCAATCGGCTGTCGATTAGGTCCACGTTGCCCATATGCACAAAAAAAATGCATAGAAACACCGGCACTTATTGCACTTAAGGATCATGCAGTTGCATGCCATTATCCACTCAATATTGAATTACAGGATAATAAACCATGA
- a CDS encoding ATP-binding cassette domain-containing protein produces MNPVLKVRNLSKRFAIPKGLFGHLYIDAVKPVSFSLNEGKTLAIIGENGSGKSTLAKMIVGMIKPDNGDIWVEDQKLEYGDYQTRCQLIRMIFQNTDSAFDPRLKIGKILEIPLKQNTQLNANQREQLIYEVLKHVGLSAEHANYYPSVMAVGQKQRVALARALILKPKVIIFDEALTALDISMRSQIINLMLSLQQEHNISYVYVTQDIGMMKHISDQILVMHKGEVVESGNTAEVLASPLSDITQKLVHSYFGEALTADTWRTDTRAF; encoded by the coding sequence ATGAATCCCGTATTAAAAGTCCGTAATTTATCAAAACGTTTTGCTATACCTAAAGGGTTATTCGGTCATCTGTATATTGATGCGGTTAAACCTGTTTCTTTTTCGCTTAATGAAGGCAAAACATTAGCTATCATTGGTGAAAATGGTTCTGGGAAATCAACATTAGCTAAAATGATAGTTGGGATGATAAAACCTGATAATGGCGATATTTGGGTTGAAGATCAGAAATTAGAATATGGTGATTATCAAACCCGATGTCAGCTTATTCGTATGATTTTCCAAAATACTGATAGTGCATTTGATCCTCGTCTAAAAATTGGCAAAATATTAGAAATACCTCTTAAACAAAATACTCAACTTAATGCTAATCAACGTGAGCAACTTATTTATGAAGTATTAAAACACGTTGGTTTGTCTGCAGAACATGCTAATTATTACCCATCCGTAATGGCAGTAGGTCAAAAGCAACGTGTGGCACTTGCAAGAGCATTGATACTTAAACCAAAGGTAATTATTTTTGATGAAGCATTAACGGCTTTAGATATCTCAATGAGATCACAAATTATTAATTTAATGTTATCGCTTCAACAAGAGCATAACATTTCGTACGTTTATGTTACTCAAGATATAGGTATGATGAAACATATCAGTGATCAAATTCTTGTTATGCATAAAGGAGAAGTTGTTGAAAGTGGTAATACAGCGGAAGTACTTGCATCACCACTAAGTGATATTACCCAAAAATTAGTACACAGTTATTTTGGTGAAGCACTCACTGCCGATACTTGGCGAACAGATACACGCGCTTTCTAA
- a CDS encoding pyrimidine/purine nucleoside phosphorylase, protein MLTVNEYFNGKVKSIRFKNANTGDSSIGVMMPGEYIFSTNKPEEIMIISGSFKVLLPSAKDWQILEAGQIFHVQGKNEFSVEVVEPTAYLCRYL, encoded by the coding sequence ATGTTAACAGTTAATGAATACTTTAATGGTAAGGTGAAATCTATTCGATTCAAAAATGCAAATACAGGTGATTCTAGTATTGGTGTTATGATGCCTGGAGAATATATTTTCAGCACCAATAAACCGGAAGAAATTATGATAATTTCCGGTTCTTTTAAAGTATTGTTGCCTTCAGCAAAGGATTGGCAAATTTTAGAGGCTGGACAAATTTTTCATGTTCAAGGAAAAAATGAATTTAGTGTTGAAGTTGTTGAACCCACGGCTTATCTTTGCCGATATCTATAG
- a CDS encoding TerC family protein — protein MEWMMDPTVWIGLSTLIVLEIVLGIDNIIFIAILTEKVPPEKRDHARITGLSFALIMRIVLLMFTGWLVTLTAPLFYFESLGISFNARQLIMLVGGLFLLFKATMELNERLEGSSHENERQKKTSHFWTVVAQIVVLDAVFSLDSVITAVGIVEHIPIMIAAVCIAMLVMMLASKPLAYFVNSHPTIVILCLSFLLMIGFSLVAEGFGFVIPKGYLYAAIGFSILIEFFNQIAIFNRRKFLNTKPLRQRTAEAILNLLKGDTEDEENNNITNDSVAEAGKNADAFNAQELSMVERVLGLAQRSVSSIMTSRQNISMININDTRENILHEINENQHNRLIVTDDASIDEPLGIIQVNDLVKEILNNQQNFSITKLIKQPLIFPETISLLTALEQFKNGKTHFAFVVDEFGSMQGIVSVNDVMETIAGDFPTENDEVDAKHDIQSQGENCWIANGYIPLEELIRFVPIELDDRREYHTLAGLLMEKSQHIPSVGEIIKLDDYLFEILEIDSHRIVRVKICHVDHAKNPTSS, from the coding sequence ATGGAATGGATGATGGATCCAACGGTTTGGATTGGTCTTTCGACATTAATTGTTCTTGAAATTGTTCTTGGTATTGATAATATTATTTTCATTGCCATTCTTACTGAAAAAGTTCCACCCGAAAAACGCGATCATGCGCGCATTACCGGTTTATCATTCGCATTAATTATGCGTATCGTTTTATTAATGTTTACTGGTTGGTTGGTGACTTTAACCGCACCTCTTTTTTATTTCGAGAGCTTGGGCATTAGCTTTAATGCACGTCAATTGATTATGCTCGTTGGTGGCTTATTTTTATTATTCAAAGCCACAATGGAGCTTAATGAACGTCTGGAAGGTTCTAGTCACGAAAATGAACGGCAAAAAAAGACATCTCATTTTTGGACTGTAGTTGCACAAATCGTTGTACTTGATGCGGTATTTTCGTTGGATTCCGTTATCACTGCAGTAGGTATTGTGGAACATATCCCAATTATGATTGCAGCTGTTTGTATTGCCATGTTAGTGATGATGTTAGCAAGTAAACCATTAGCCTACTTTGTAAATAGCCATCCAACTATTGTTATTCTGTGCTTAAGCTTCTTATTAATGATTGGTTTTAGCCTCGTTGCGGAAGGATTTGGTTTTGTAATTCCAAAAGGTTATTTATATGCTGCTATTGGTTTTTCAATCCTCATTGAATTCTTTAATCAAATTGCTATTTTTAATCGACGTAAATTTCTTAATACCAAACCATTAAGACAACGTACGGCCGAAGCAATACTTAATTTACTGAAAGGTGATACCGAAGACGAGGAAAATAATAATATAACTAACGATTCTGTTGCCGAAGCGGGTAAGAATGCTGATGCATTTAATGCCCAAGAATTAAGTATGGTGGAACGTGTACTTGGGTTAGCACAAAGATCTGTTAGTAGTATTATGACATCTCGGCAAAATATCAGCATGATTAATATTAATGATACACGTGAAAATATATTGCATGAAATTAATGAAAACCAACATAATCGATTAATAGTGACTGATGATGCCTCAATTGATGAACCATTAGGGATTATACAGGTTAATGATTTAGTTAAAGAAATATTAAATAATCAACAAAATTTCTCTATAACTAAGTTAATTAAACAACCGCTTATTTTCCCCGAGACAATTTCATTATTAACCGCATTAGAACAATTTAAAAATGGAAAAACTCATTTCGCATTTGTGGTTGATGAATTTGGTTCTATGCAAGGTATTGTATCGGTAAACGATGTAATGGAAACAATTGCCGGTGATTTCCCAACAGAAAATGATGAAGTTGATGCTAAACATGATATACAGAGTCAGGGCGAAAATTGTTGGATTGCTAATGGTTATATTCCACTTGAAGAATTGATCCGGTTTGTGCCAATTGAATTAGATGATCGCCGTGAGTACCATACATTAGCAGGATTGTTAATGGAAAAATCACAGCATATACCTAGTGTTGGTGAAATTATTAAATTAGATGATTATTTATTTGAGATCTTGGAAATTGATAGCCATCGTATTGTTCGAGTCAAAATTTGTCATGTTGATCATGCAAAAAATCCCACTTCATCATAA
- a CDS encoding NAD-binding protein: MHSTSPLLVAMISGIVLSAILRMWTNQLRISPLVGYLITGTIFDKPIITHFKFRLFGNTKQTALTILARPVQVGEFAFILAAFAKTLEVFPDNEYSLILAGIIISIVINPIVFDLAKRFLSKTKTIIDSIAVINQLDSDNFKNYAILVGYGCLGRTIASQLKKQGIAFVAISNSFTFIEQRHLNNIVAILSDTDKSEILGIAQPKTAIWLILCYKSKEIYSLARVTKADLGIYVSTFNDDQVEHIVGHDLKELITGRQEIPERILDLMNITSNRQNKDEEKKGKNTQNKYINLC, from the coding sequence ATGCATAGCACTAGCCCATTACTTGTGGCAATGATAAGTGGTATTGTTCTATCTGCTATATTAAGAATGTGGACTAATCAATTACGCATTTCACCCTTAGTGGGTTATCTCATTACAGGTACTATTTTTGATAAACCCATTATTACCCACTTTAAATTCAGACTATTTGGCAATACAAAGCAAACAGCTTTAACAATTCTTGCTCGTCCTGTTCAAGTAGGTGAGTTTGCCTTTATATTAGCTGCATTTGCTAAAACACTAGAAGTATTTCCCGATAATGAATACAGCTTAATTCTTGCAGGGATTATTATCTCAATCGTTATTAATCCTATTGTTTTTGATTTGGCAAAACGTTTCTTATCCAAAACCAAAACAATTATTGATTCTATTGCGGTAATTAACCAACTTGATTCAGATAATTTTAAAAATTATGCGATTTTAGTCGGTTATGGATGTTTAGGTAGAACTATTGCTTCTCAACTTAAAAAGCAAGGTATTGCATTCGTTGCCATTAGCAATTCATTCACTTTTATTGAACAACGCCATCTTAATAATATTGTTGCGATATTAAGCGATACCGATAAATCCGAGATACTCGGGATTGCTCAACCAAAAACCGCTATATGGTTAATCCTCTGTTATAAGTCCAAGGAAATTTATTCTCTCGCTAGAGTAACTAAAGCTGATCTAGGAATTTATGTTTCCACCTTTAATGATGATCAAGTTGAACATATTGTCGGACACGATTTAAAAGAGCTTATTACGGGCAGACAAGAGATTCCGGAACGCATTCTAGATTTAATGAATATCACTTCCAATAGGCAAAATAAGGATGAAGAAAAAAAAGGGAAAAATACACAAAATAAATATATAAATTTATGCTAA